The Streptomyces capitiformicae genome contains the following window.
GGTTGCCAAGCAATCGGACTTACTTATGCCGGTCTACAGTAACTAGCACTGGGCACCTTACTGAACAGCGTCTCTAATTACTACCTCTCGCCCGGATCGTGGCCCCGCATGTCCACCAACTCCACGGCGTTACCCTCGGGATCCGCCCAGAAGCTGATCCGCCGACCGCGCGCCCGGACGACGACCGGGTCCGACAGAGGCCGGGCACCCACGGACGAGAGCGCCGCCACCACCGGGTCCATATCCTCGAGATGGAAGGTGAGATACGACAGCCCCGGACGCCCGGCCGGCAAGGGCGGCGCATATACCGACACAGGGGCCGACCGGGGAAGGAGCAGCTTGACGCACCCCCCCGAGGGCACCCGCAGCCAGACGACGGTCAACTCGCCGCCGAGCCCGGCCGGACCCCCGATGGACTCCGGTATGCCTGAGCGACGCTCGGCGCGACAGCCGATCACGTCGCAGTAGAAGCGCTCCATCAGTTCCAGGTCCCGCACCACCAGACCCACCTCGAACGGCCGCGTCATGACCATCACTCCCACCCCCACGGGACCCCGAGCGGCAACTTCGCCACTTTCTATTGACAGACCACACTAAGTCCTGTTGTCGTTTCGGACACAGCCCAGCTGTCGCGTTCCGAAGCCGGTCACCGGCTCGCGGCTGGGAGGATTGTGAGGACATCGTGGTCCAGACCAGTTCGCCGGAGATTCGGGAAGCAGACGCCGAGCGCAGGTCGCCGGCCTCGGCCCCCTCGGCCCCCTCGGCCCCCTCGGCCCCCGAATACTCGTCGTGGATCAGCCAGGACCGGTCCACCGACGCCGCGTCCGTGACGATGCGTCGAGAGGCCGCCGAACTCGTCGAGCGTGTGATGGCGCACTACCGCGACAACACGACGCACGAGGCGGACGGCCAGTGGACGGAACCCGTGGCCAACTACCTCGACGCCGACCGCTGGCAGCGCGAGATGGACGCCGTCCACCGCAGCGTCCCCTTGCCGCTCGCCATGTCCTGCGAGCTGCCCGGGCCGAACACCTACAAGGCGATCGACGTGCTCGGCGTCCCCGTGCTGATCACCCGTGACCGACAGGGCACCGTGCACGCGATGATCAACGCTTGTCGGCACCGGGGAGCCAAGCTCCTCGAACCCGGCTGCGGAGTGTCGAGGCGGCTCACCTGCCCGTACCACTCCTGGTCGTACGACCTGGCCGGGGAGCTGCGGGGCGTGTACGCCGAGAAGACCTTCGGCGAGGTTCCGCGCGAAGGCCGCGGCCTCATCAGGCTCCCGGCCGGGGAGCGCGCGGGGATCGTCTTCGTCTCGCTGGACCCGGCGGCCGAGCCCGACCTGGACGGCTGGCTGGGCGATCTGCAGCCCCTGCTGGAGGGCCTCCGGCTGGCGGAGTGCCACCACTACTCCACCGGCGAGCTGACCAGTCCCAACTGGAAGGTCACCCTCGACGGGTACCTGGAGACGTACCACTTCGCCTCGCTGCACCCGAAGACGGTGTTCGAGACGAACCTCTCGAACATGATGGCCCATGACACATGGGGCCCCCACCAGCGCATCGCACCGGCCCTGCGCCCCATCGCGCGGGCGGCCGAGCTGCCTGTGGACCAGCGCGACCCCGGGGACTGTGTCGGGCCGATCTACTGGCTCTTCCCGGGCCTCGCGATAGCCGGCGGCTGGCGCCAGAAGATCGCCGTCTCCCTAGTGCTTCCCCGGACGGCGACCGAGTCGGTGACCCAGCAGATCATCCTGCTGCGGGAACCGGCGGTCACCGAGGAAGAGCGCCGGGCCGCCGACCGGTTCGGCGCATGGTTCCACGAGGTGGTCCGCGACGAGGACTACGCGACCACCTACGGAGTCCAGCAGGGTCTGAAGGCCCTCGACGGGACCGACTTCGTCTTCGGACGCAACGAGCCCGGGCTCCAGCACTTCCACCGCACCATTCACCGACACCTGGACAGTGGCGCCACAGCAGCCCCCAGAGCCGCCAGGTGACATACCAACAACACTCGCGGGAGAACACCATGGTGGCTACGGGCAGCCTCGACGGACGTGTCGCGGTGATCACGGGCAGCACGCGCAGCATCGGCCGCGCCATCGCCGAGGCCTTCCTGGCCGACGGCGCCACGGTCGTCGTCAGCGGCCGCAGCGAGGTCAAGGGCAAGCAGGCCCTGGAGGAGATGGGCGCCGGGGACCGGGCCGTCTTCCACCCCTGCGACGCCAACAGCCAGGAGGACATCGAGGGCCTCGCCGACTTCGCCGCCGAGCGCTTCGGCAGGCTCGACATCTGGGTCAACAACGTGGGCGGCAGCTCCGGCTTCGCCCCGATCCACCAGCTCAGCGACGAGGCCTGGCACGACGCCCTCAGGCTGAACGTCAACGGCTACTTCTACGGCACCCGCCGGGCACTGCCGAAGATGCTGGAGGGCGGCTGGGGCCGCATCATCAACATCTCGTCGGTGGAGGGCAAGCAGGCCAACAAGCCCGCGATCAGCCACTACATCACCAACAAGCACGCCATCCACGGTCTGACCAAGGCGACCGCCTTCGAGTACGGCACCCAGGGCATCACCTGCAACGCCATCTGCCCCGGTGCCGTCGACACCGACCTCATGCGGGCCGCGGGTCCCGCCGCGGCCGAGGCCGAGGGCATCTCGTACGAGCAGTGGCTGGGCCGGTTCGCCGAGCATGCCGCCACCAAGAAGATCACCACCGTGGAGCAGGTCGCGGCGGTCGCCTCGCTGCTCGCGAGCGAGGCCGGGGCGGGTATCACCGGCACGCTGATCAGCGTCGACGGTGGAACGGCACAGTGGTAGGCGCGGGACGGGCAGGGGCAGGCACGGGTACGGACAGCGGGAGACCTCGGTCATGAAGAGCTGGATCACGGACTGGCAGCGCAGTGAGCGGCTGCCGCACTACACCCGGGCCAACGCGGGCGAGACCCTGCCGGACCCCGCCAGCCCGCTGGGCTGGACCCTGGTCTGGGGGCGGGGCCTCATGGGCTGGCGTCGCGGATTCGTCGGGTTCGGCATCTACCGCGAGGAGGAGGTGGCCGGCCCCCGACCGCCGTTCGTCGGCATGTTCGGCGGCCACTTCTACCTCAACCTGTCCCACATGCGGCTGTTCGGCATCCGCATGGGCCAGACGGCGGACCAGATCGACACGGCCTTCGTCGGTCAGCGCTCCGACACGCCGGTGTACGTCGCGCACCCGGACGACCACGACGAGGAGCTGACCGCCAAGGCGGGCGCGACGCTGCAGCGGATGCTCGGCCAGGCCGGCTTCCCGGAGGCCGACGCCGACCGGGAACGGCTGCGCGCCCTGCGCCGCTCTCGACCCGACCTGACGCGGCTGTCCGACGCCGAACTGGTGGCGCACGCACGGTCGTTGCTGGACGAGGTGGAGACGACCTTCCAGCGGCACGTCGAGTCGTCGCTGCCCGCGTCCGTCGGACCGGCGATCCTCGGCCCGCTGTGCGCGAGCGTGGACCGCCCCGGCGCCATGCTCGACCTGATCGGCGGTCTCGGCGACGTCGACTCCGCCTCCCCCTCGACCGGGCTGTGGACGCTCTCCCGCCAGGTGGCGGCCTCGGCCGAGCTGAGCGCGCTGTTCGACCGGGGTCCGGCCGCGGTGGAGCAGGCGCTCGACGGGGCGACCGGGGACGTGAAGGCGTTCCGTGACTCCTTCGAGGAGTTCCTGGCAGAGTCCGGCGACCGCGGCCCCAACGAGTGGGACATCCACGCGCTGTCCTGGGAGGCGGCACCCGTCCAGGCGCTGGCCCTGGTCGACCGGATCCGGCACAGTCCCGACGACGATTCCCCGGCCGCCCGACGGGCTCGGCTGGCGGAGGGGCGTGAGCGGACGGCGCGGGAGATCCGGGCCCTGCTGCCCGAGGACACGCAGCCCATGTTCGACGCCGGCATGCACGCCTCGCAGGTGTGGATCCCGGCCCGCGAGCGCACCAAGGCGAACTGCGTCACCGTCGTCAACGAGATCCGCATGGCCGTACGGGAGCTGGGTCGCCGTGGCGTCGAGGCGGGGCTCTTCGCCCGGCCCGAGGACGTGATGATGCTCCTGGACACCGAACTCGACGACTATGTCGCCGCCCCGGAGTCCTTCGGTCCCGTGATCGCGCGGCGGCTCGAGGAGTACGCGGGCCTGCACGAGTTGGAACCGCCGTTCTTCGTCGCCGACGACGCGCAGACCGAGATCGACAGCTGGCCGCGCCGCGCCGAGGAGCGGACCCCGGCGGCCGTCGAGGGTGATGTGCTCGGTGGGGTGGGTGGCAGCCACGGCACGTACACCGGAAGGGTGCGGGTGGTCACCGATCCGGCCTCGTGCGAGGCGCTGGAGCCCGGCGAGGTGCTGGTCGCGCCGATCACGGACGCGGCCTGGACCCCGCTGTTCCTGGTCGCCGGAGCGGCCGTCGTGGACGTGGGCGCGCTCAACAGCCACGCCGTGGTGGTCTGCCGTGAGCTGGGCATCCCGGCCGTGATCTCCGTCGAGGGCGGGACGCGACGGCTCCGGGACGGCATGGTGATCACGGTCGACGGCAACGCGGGCACGGTCACCGTGGACAGTGTCCCCGCGCCGATCGGCAGCTGAGGACACCGTGGGCCCGTCGCTCCGACTGCACCGGAGCGGCGGGCCCTCGGGCACGACCGACCACCGCGAAAGGAAACCCGTGGCTGAGGAGATCATCGTCGCCGGCTGGATGGACTACGAAGCCGGCGACCGCGGCACGATGCTGGCGGCCCTGGTCGAGCTGGGCAGGCGGACCCGCGAGGAGGAACCCGGCTGCCTGGACTACGCCATGACCGCCGACCCCACCGACGAGCGGCGCATCCGGGTGTACGAGCACTGGACGTCCCGGCAGGCACTCGACGAGCACTTCACCACCGAGCACATCAAGGACTTCCGGACGGCCGTGGCCGGGCTGACCCGGGTCGGGGTCCGCCTGACGGCCCATACGATCGCCGAGTCACGCCCCATGCGTTGAACCGGCGCCCCCGCGGGGGCGCCGGTTCAAGCCGTTCCTGGCGTTCAGTGGGAATCGTCCAGCCGGACCAGCATCTTGCCGACGTTGCCGCCACCGAGCAGGGACAGTAGCGCCCCGGCGGCGTTCTCCAGGCCGTCCACGACCGTCTCGCGCGCGGTGATCCGGCCCTCGGCGAGCCAGCCCGCGACCCGCTGCTCGAATTCCGGCCGCAGGTCGTCGTGGTCACGGACGATGAAACCGCGCAGGGTCAGCCGCTTGAGGACCGCCTGGATCAACTGGTTGATGTCCGCGGGCCGTCGGTCGCCGCCGAACTGCGACATCATGCCGCACAGGGCGACCCGGCCACCGGTGCGCAGCGCGTGCAGCGCGGCGGCGAGCTGCTCACCGCCGACGTTGTCGAAGTACACGTCGACGCCCTCGGGGGCCAGCCGGGCCAGCGCGTCGCGCACCGGCTCGGCACGGTAGTCGGCGGCCGCGTCGTAGCCGAACTCCTTCACCAGCAGGGCGCACTTGTCCGGCCCTCCGGCGGTCCCGATGACGCGGTCCGCACCCAGCAGGCGCGCGAACTGGCCGGCGGCACTGCCGACGGCGCCGGCCGCCGCCGACACCAGGACGGTGTCGCCCGGACGCAGTTGCGCGATTCGGGTCAGGCCCACGTACGCGGTGAACCCGGTCTGACCGAGCAGGCCCAGCCAGGTGGGCAGCGGGGCGAGCCCGGGGTCGATGCGACCGGCGCCGTCGGTGTCCGCCACGTCGAGCACGGCCCGCTCCCGCCAGCCGAGCTGATGGCGTACGTACGTGCCCGGCGGCACCTGGGCACACCGGCTCTCCTCCACGACACCGAGGGCACGGCCGTCGAGCGGCGAGCCCGGGGTGAAGTTGTGTGTGTAGTGCTTCTCGGTGCTCTCCAGACGCCCGCGCATGGAGGGGTCGACGCTCATGTAAAGGTTGCGCACGAGGAGCTGTCCCTCCCCGAGGGGCGGCAGCGGGCGTTCCTCGACGGCGAAGTCACCGGGGAGCGGTTCTCCGTCCGGCCTGCGCACCAGACAGACCACCCGGGTGGTGCGGGGCGTCACCGGGTCACTCCTCCGGCTGTCGGCTGCTGCGGCGC
Protein-coding sequences here:
- a CDS encoding VOC family protein yields the protein MTRPFEVGLVVRDLELMERFYCDVIGCRAERRSGIPESIGGPAGLGGELTVVWLRVPSGGCVKLLLPRSAPVSVYAPPLPAGRPGLSYLTFHLEDMDPVVAALSSVGARPLSDPVVVRARGRRISFWADPEGNAVELVDMRGHDPGER
- a CDS encoding aromatic ring-hydroxylating oxygenase subunit alpha; amino-acid sequence: MRREAAELVERVMAHYRDNTTHEADGQWTEPVANYLDADRWQREMDAVHRSVPLPLAMSCELPGPNTYKAIDVLGVPVLITRDRQGTVHAMINACRHRGAKLLEPGCGVSRRLTCPYHSWSYDLAGELRGVYAEKTFGEVPREGRGLIRLPAGERAGIVFVSLDPAAEPDLDGWLGDLQPLLEGLRLAECHHYSTGELTSPNWKVTLDGYLETYHFASLHPKTVFETNLSNMMAHDTWGPHQRIAPALRPIARAAELPVDQRDPGDCVGPIYWLFPGLAIAGGWRQKIAVSLVLPRTATESVTQQIILLREPAVTEEERRAADRFGAWFHEVVRDEDYATTYGVQQGLKALDGTDFVFGRNEPGLQHFHRTIHRHLDSGATAAPRAAR
- a CDS encoding SDR family NAD(P)-dependent oxidoreductase, producing MVATGSLDGRVAVITGSTRSIGRAIAEAFLADGATVVVSGRSEVKGKQALEEMGAGDRAVFHPCDANSQEDIEGLADFAAERFGRLDIWVNNVGGSSGFAPIHQLSDEAWHDALRLNVNGYFYGTRRALPKMLEGGWGRIINISSVEGKQANKPAISHYITNKHAIHGLTKATAFEYGTQGITCNAICPGAVDTDLMRAAGPAAAEAEGISYEQWLGRFAEHAATKKITTVEQVAAVASLLASEAGAGITGTLISVDGGTAQW
- a CDS encoding PEP-utilizing enzyme codes for the protein MKSWITDWQRSERLPHYTRANAGETLPDPASPLGWTLVWGRGLMGWRRGFVGFGIYREEEVAGPRPPFVGMFGGHFYLNLSHMRLFGIRMGQTADQIDTAFVGQRSDTPVYVAHPDDHDEELTAKAGATLQRMLGQAGFPEADADRERLRALRRSRPDLTRLSDAELVAHARSLLDEVETTFQRHVESSLPASVGPAILGPLCASVDRPGAMLDLIGGLGDVDSASPSTGLWTLSRQVAASAELSALFDRGPAAVEQALDGATGDVKAFRDSFEEFLAESGDRGPNEWDIHALSWEAAPVQALALVDRIRHSPDDDSPAARRARLAEGRERTAREIRALLPEDTQPMFDAGMHASQVWIPARERTKANCVTVVNEIRMAVRELGRRGVEAGLFARPEDVMMLLDTELDDYVAAPESFGPVIARRLEEYAGLHELEPPFFVADDAQTEIDSWPRRAEERTPAAVEGDVLGGVGGSHGTYTGRVRVVTDPASCEALEPGEVLVAPITDAAWTPLFLVAGAAVVDVGALNSHAVVVCRELGIPAVISVEGGTRRLRDGMVITVDGNAGTVTVDSVPAPIGS
- a CDS encoding putative quinol monooxygenase; the encoded protein is MAEEIIVAGWMDYEAGDRGTMLAALVELGRRTREEEPGCLDYAMTADPTDERRIRVYEHWTSRQALDEHFTTEHIKDFRTAVAGLTRVGVRLTAHTIAESRPMR
- a CDS encoding NADP-dependent oxidoreductase; amino-acid sequence: MTPRTTRVVCLVRRPDGEPLPGDFAVEERPLPPLGEGQLLVRNLYMSVDPSMRGRLESTEKHYTHNFTPGSPLDGRALGVVEESRCAQVPPGTYVRHQLGWRERAVLDVADTDGAGRIDPGLAPLPTWLGLLGQTGFTAYVGLTRIAQLRPGDTVLVSAAAGAVGSAAGQFARLLGADRVIGTAGGPDKCALLVKEFGYDAAADYRAEPVRDALARLAPEGVDVYFDNVGGEQLAAALHALRTGGRVALCGMMSQFGGDRRPADINQLIQAVLKRLTLRGFIVRDHDDLRPEFEQRVAGWLAEGRITARETVVDGLENAAGALLSLLGGGNVGKMLVRLDDSH